One genomic segment of Helicobacter kayseriensis includes these proteins:
- a CDS encoding adenosylmethionine--8-amino-7-oxononanoate transaminase has product MSNDEWSKKDMDCIWHPCTQHKDHERLPPIPIARAQGIYLYDFEGKAYIDCISSWWVNLFGHSHPYLVKKLMEQSQKLDHVLLAGFSHEGIIQYSHRLLEVAGNHFDKCFYADNGSSAIEVALKMSFHHHLLHHRLERKKFLALSNSYHGETIGALSVGDVGIYKDTYQPLLLDVLITPTPKNQDDIQNALDALDHILRQEGEKICAFILEPLVQCAGNMHMYPKEYIQKASQKCKAYGIDLIFDEIAVGFGRTGSLFAFEQCGVIPDFLCLSKGITGGMLPLSVVLTHNHIFDAFYGDYETQKAFLHSHSYTGNALAIACANATLDLFEQEKILESNAIKQTQIWNAFSEIQGNLKVKNLRQTGMILAFDLDAPPSQRAGYEFYLRALRQGLLLRPLGNTIYFMPPYIISPDEIIYVAQEVKQILMNF; this is encoded by the coding sequence ATGAGCAATGATGAATGGAGCAAAAAAGATATGGATTGCATTTGGCATCCTTGCACGCAACACAAAGATCATGAGCGTCTTCCTCCTATCCCTATTGCTCGCGCACAAGGAATTTATCTGTATGATTTTGAGGGGAAGGCCTATATTGATTGCATTAGTAGTTGGTGGGTCAATCTTTTTGGGCATTCACATCCTTATTTGGTTAAAAAACTTATGGAGCAATCCCAAAAGTTAGATCATGTGTTGTTGGCAGGGTTTTCACATGAGGGGATCATTCAATATTCGCATCGATTGCTTGAGGTTGCTGGCAATCATTTTGATAAGTGTTTTTATGCTGATAATGGATCAAGTGCGATTGAAGTGGCTCTTAAGATGAGTTTTCATCATCATTTGCTTCATCATCGCTTAGAGCGTAAGAAATTCTTGGCATTGAGCAATTCCTATCATGGCGAGACAATCGGAGCTTTGAGTGTAGGAGATGTTGGAATCTATAAAGACACCTACCAGCCTCTTTTGCTAGATGTGCTAATCACGCCAACGCCAAAAAATCAAGATGATATTCAAAATGCACTTGATGCTCTTGATCATATTCTCAGGCAAGAAGGGGAGAAAATTTGTGCTTTTATTTTAGAGCCATTGGTGCAGTGTGCGGGAAATATGCATATGTATCCCAAAGAATATATTCAAAAAGCCTCTCAAAAGTGCAAAGCATATGGAATTGATCTGATTTTTGATGAGATTGCTGTTGGTTTTGGGCGCACAGGGAGCTTATTTGCATTTGAGCAATGCGGTGTGATTCCTGATTTCTTGTGTTTGAGCAAGGGGATTACAGGGGGGATGTTGCCCTTGTCTGTTGTTTTGACGCATAACCATATTTTTGATGCATTTTATGGGGATTATGAGACACAAAAGGCGTTTTTGCACTCTCATAGCTATACGGGGAATGCATTAGCGATTGCCTGTGCCAATGCTACTTTAGATCTTTTTGAGCAAGAAAAGATTTTAGAAAGCAATGCGATCAAACAAACTCAAATTTGGAATGCATTTAGCGAAATTCAAGGGAATCTAAAAGTAAAAAATTTAAGGCAAACTGGGATGATTTTGGCTTTTGATCTTGATGCCCCTCCTTCTCAAAGGGCAGGATATGAGTTTTATTTGAGAGCCTTGAGACAAGGACTTTTGTTGCGACCATTAGGGAATACGATCTATTTTATGCCTCCTTATATCATTTCACCAGATGAGATTATCTATGTCGCTCAAGAAGTCAAACAAATCCTTATGAATTTTTAA
- the hemH gene encoding ferrochelatase, with amino-acid sequence MTACFDLCKKGLIIKRAVVLLNMGGPSNLFEVETFLKNMFYDEHILRIKSRFLRKLVGSFIVNKRLSQAQDNYKKIGGKSPITPLTFALIEKLAQKRQDLIFTYAMRYTPPYAEMVAKDLQENGVEELLLFSLYPQYSTTTTLSSIKDFKQSMHHLNFSPQTKEIVRFYDHPLFLRCIQKRISEALKDRDPKDYVLIFSAHGLPQSIIQQGDPYQKECQHHVEILKDFLHQEGMDFEDVLLSYQSRLGPMKWIEPFTEDVVKTMKGKKVLIYPLAFTIDNSETHYELDIELRQTAQESGVAEFLVCACPNESDEFVELILNLVEGELPCDIKR; translated from the coding sequence ATTACGGCTTGCTTTGATTTATGCAAGAAAGGATTGATCATTAAACGCGCTGTTGTATTGTTAAATATGGGGGGACCTTCTAATCTGTTTGAAGTTGAGACTTTTTTGAAAAATATGTTCTATGATGAGCATATTTTAAGAATCAAAAGTCGTTTTTTACGAAAGCTTGTAGGCAGTTTTATTGTCAATAAACGCTTATCTCAAGCTCAAGATAATTATAAAAAGATCGGAGGGAAGTCACCTATTACTCCCCTCACTTTTGCTTTGATTGAAAAACTGGCCCAAAAACGACAAGATCTTATCTTTACTTATGCGATGAGATATACGCCTCCTTATGCAGAAATGGTGGCAAAAGACTTGCAAGAAAATGGAGTTGAGGAACTTTTGCTTTTTAGCCTTTATCCACAATACTCCACCACCACAACACTCTCTTCAATCAAAGATTTTAAGCAATCCATGCATCATCTCAATTTTTCTCCCCAAACAAAAGAGATTGTGCGTTTTTATGATCACCCTTTATTCTTGCGTTGTATCCAAAAGAGGATCAGTGAGGCTTTAAAAGATCGCGATCCAAAAGATTATGTGTTGATTTTTTCTGCTCATGGGTTGCCCCAAAGCATTATTCAGCAAGGAGATCCATATCAAAAAGAATGTCAGCATCATGTGGAGATTTTAAAAGACTTTTTGCACCAAGAGGGAATGGATTTTGAAGATGTTTTATTGAGCTATCAATCAAGGCTTGGGCCAATGAAATGGATCGAGCCTTTTACAGAAGATGTCGTGAAAACAATGAAAGGAAAAAAGGTTTTGATTTATCCTTTGGCTTTTACAATTGACAATTCTGAAACACATTATGAGCTTGATATTGAGTTGCGACAAACTGCTCAAGAAAGTGGGGTTGCGGAGTTTTTGGTTTGTGCGTGTCCAAATGAGAGTGATGAATTTGTTGAGTTGATTTTAAATTTAGTAGAAGGAGAATTGCCATGCGATATCAAAAGATAG